In Pontimonas salivibrio, the sequence CAACCTGGTGGTTACCCATTGGATGAAACACCCCGACCACCAAATATCTTCTGAAACGATGCACTACTGCGGTGGGTCAGTCGAAACAGAATAAGCAACAAGATAAAACCGGCGACATCCCCTGGGCGGACATCCACCAGGACACGATTTCGCCACAGGATCAGCCCCTTACCTCCGCCGCGCTTCACGAGCGCAAATAATTCTTTGAGCGACTCGGCCCGAGCGCACTCGCCATTTATGGGTGCCATGAGCGTTTCGTCATGTGTCAGTGACCCTTGCCGTTCTTTTGAGACCCAGTGGGTTTGGCTCCCATACACCCACGCTCGCTTGAGCAAACCGCTCGGTGTAGCCGGATTACGATGTGGCACACTGAGGTGCGGCGCATACCTCACCGTAAATTCGTGAGTCGGCCGCCAATTGTTTCGAATCATCCAATCCCAGTCCTCACCACCAGGCTTCACGAAGCGCTCATCAAAAGGCCCCGCAGCAAGCCAGGTGTTCCGGCTCATCGCCAACACAGTGGTCGGGACAACAACCCTCCCTCCGACAATGGAC encodes:
- a CDS encoding glycosyltransferase, which encodes MSVDIAIPAKALSPVTSESLGNVLADNPFHQGRIIVYGDGGLGDPESQRIRHIFGDAVDFITPSGASRGPAWARNRLAEHSRSDFIIFVDADVLLPPQFLSRILPELQNMPDGVVFAPRISPLSQRTVISRFFSTFTLGPSIVGGRVVVPTTVLAMSRNTWLAAGPFDERFVKPGGEDWDWMIRNNWRPTHEFTVRYAPHLSVPHRNPATPSGLLKRAWVYGSQTHWVSKERQGSLTHDETLMAPINGECARAESLKELFALVKRGGGKGLILWRNRVLVDVRPGDVAGFILLLILFRLTHRSSASFQKIFGGRGVSSNG